In one window of Arachis ipaensis cultivar K30076 chromosome B06, Araip1.1, whole genome shotgun sequence DNA:
- the LOC107645913 gene encoding uncharacterized protein LOC107645913 isoform X1, whose translation MNNPSLALRFTLFVSFSLTASSFPQLPFFSKPASTPKAKPSDLLSLLSSKSQSLTVDPLVARDLNSCFKFLVPFSPEPRHRKLASATLIGSNRREKDDRRIWWPPQPVLDLARLAVDSGGDPSAIHRLLDPSVILVPDVEGSNQDRCQLTRTPYGRVFINEELNMYMKFLFELIAARAPSIGFDVALNRFDLFHGHMFLALDSGRLGILFHAREYPAYDKRDFPYNLGYCQRGSNVTYGDSMNMRNILWLAPLPGNSPKSWAAPGVLVVLDARPDGIIYRDLIPDYVKFARTIYEDDLGEVAVDVNYLNVGSESPNYQIFIC comes from the exons ATGAATAATCCCTCCCTCGCGTTGCGATTTACACTCTTCGTCTCCTTCTCACTAACGGCTTCTTCCTTCCCACAATTACCATTCTTTTCTAAGCCTGCTTCCACCCCCAAAGCCAAACCCTCTGACTTATTGTCTCTCCTTTCTTCCAAATCTCAATCCTTAACAGTCGATCCTCTCGTTGCACGTGACCTCAATTCATGCTTCAAATTCCTCGTTCCTTTCTCCCCGGAGCCTCGTCACCGAAAGCTCGCCTCCGCCACTCTCATAGGTTCCAACCGCAGAGAGAAAGATGACCGCCGCATCTGGTGGCCGCCGCAGCCCGTCTTGGACCTCGCACGCCTTGCCGTCGATTCCGGCGGTGACCCCTCAGCCATTCATCGCCTCCTCGATCCAAGCGTCATTCTA GTTCCTGACGTTGAAGGATCAAATCAAGATCGCTGTCAACTCACTAGAACTCCCTATGGCAGGGTTTTCATTAATGAG GAATTGAATATGTACATGAAGTTCTTGTTCGAGCTCATTGCTGCTCGAGCTCCATCTATTGGCTTCGATGTTGCTTTGAACCGCTTTGATCTCTTCCATGGTCACATGTTTCTGGCCCTTGACTCTGGTAGACTTGGTATCTT ATTCCATGCGAGGGAATACCCTGCTTATGATAAACGAGACTTTCCTTACAATTTGGGTTACTGTCAGAGAG GGTCCAATGTGACATATGGTGATTCAATGAACATGAGGAATATTCTTTGGCTGGCTCCATTACCCGGCAATTCTCCGAAGTCTTGGGCAGCGCCAG GTGTACTGGTAGTGTTGGATGCTCGTCCGGATGGAATCATATACAGAGATCTAATACCAGATTATGTAAAATTTGCAAGGACTATATATGAAG ATGATCTCGGGGAAGTTGCTGTGGATGTGAACTACTTGAATGTAGGGTCTGAATCTCCAAACTATCAAATATTCATATGTTGA
- the LOC107645914 gene encoding tafazzin, with protein sequence MHRLDRGDVWKGKARSLQLQLRGRFRVAVDRHWRRRHPFIPHAQGYFSSTFQRWLNRFRDFRRDSLPSSSSFYRKRVSKDFLSEEESTLVRMMQAVAVPVVGNVCHVFMNGLNRVQVYGLEKLHDALLHRPKGKPLLTVSNHVASMDDPLVIASLLPPSVLLDAKNVRWTLCATDRCFKNPVTSAFFRSVKVLPVSRGDGIYQKGMDMAISKLNHGGWVHIFPEGSRSRDGGKTLGSSKRGVGRLVLDGDSLPIVVPFVHTGMQDIMPIGANFPKIGKMVTVLIGDPINFNDILNVEKVSDVPRKELYDAVASRIGDQLHKLKVQVDTLAMEQEMQFQAHSSLSSVRASGILQQVDWELFGMGNLMSADDDDSKQREETIIGPNTSVPQPQESHSDQRWGVGFSNRMRGYMDQMELMSFAARGIFMTNETKNSTGRNREIGPLKAWKQYLEANLLRPWNYVHC encoded by the exons ATGCACCGTCTCGATCGCGGTGATGTTTGGAAAGGCAAGGCTCGTTCCCTACAGCTGCAGCTAAGGGGCCGCTTCCGAGTCGCCGTCGATCGCCATTGGCGCCGCCGCCATCCCTTCATCCCCCACGCCCAGGGTTACTTCTCCTCCACCTTTCAGCGTTGGCTCAACCGATTTCGCGATTTCCGCAGGGACTCCTtgccttcttcctcttctttctacCGCAAACGAG TGAGTAAGGATTTCCTTTCTGAAGAAGAATCCACTCTTGTTCGTATGATGCAAGCTGTTGCTGTTCCTGTTGTTGGAAATGTCTGTCATGTCTTCATGAATGGATTGAACCGTGTTCAG GTTTATGGCTTAGAGAAACTCCATGATGCTTTGCTGCATAGACCTAAGGGTAAACCTCTTCTGACGGTCAGCAACCACGTTGCTTCCATGGACGACCCGCTTGTTATTGCTTCGCTGCTTCCTCCTAGTGTTCTATTGGACGCTAAGAACGTCAGATGGACACTCTGTGCAACTGATAGATGTTTCAAAAACCCTGTAACTTCTGCATTCTTTCGATCTGTAAAAGTCTTGCCAGTTTCTCGTGGTGATGGTATTTATCAGAAG GGAATGGACATGGCCATTTCAAAGTTGAACCATGGTGGTTGGGTTCACATATTCCCTGAAGGAAGCCGCTCCCGGGATGGTGGAAAAACCTTGGGATCTTCAAAAAGAGGTGTTGGGAG GTTGGTCCTGGATGGAGATAGCCTGCCCATTGTTGTCCCATTTGTACATACAGGGATGCAAGATATCATGCCAATAGGTGCTAACTTTCCCAAAATTGGCAAAATG GTTACAGTACTAATTGgtgatccaatcaatttcaatgaTATTCTAAACGTGGAAAAAGTTTCTGACGTGCCACGAAAAGAATTATATGATGCAGTAGCATCAAGAATCGGTGACCAATTACATAAACTGAAAGTCCAAGTTGACACACTAGCAATGGAGCAAGAAATGCAGTTCCAAGCTCACTCTTCACTCAGCTCTGTGCGTGCATCTGGAATCTTGCAGCAGGTTGATTGGGAATTATTTGGAATGGGAAACTTAATGTCTGCAGACGACGATGATTCTAAACAGAGAGAAGAAACCATTATTGGCCCAAATACAAGTGTCCCTCAACCTCAGGAATCTCACAGTGATCAGCGTTGGGGAGTAGGTTTTTCGAACAGGATGCGAGGTTACATGGATCAGATGGAGCTAATGTCTTTTGCTGCTAGAGGCATATTTATGACTAATGAAACCAAAAACTCTACGGGTCGTAATAGAGAGATAGGACCCTTGAAGGCATGGAAACAGTATTTGGAAGCTAACCTGTTACGGCCGTGGAATTACGTTCACTGCTAA
- the LOC107645913 gene encoding uncharacterized protein LOC107645913 isoform X2 yields the protein MNNPSLALRFTLFVSFSLTASSFPQLPFFSKPASTPKAKPSDLLSLLSSKSQSLTVDPLVARDLNSCFKFLVPFSPEPRHRKLASATLIGSNRREKDDRRIWWPPQPVLDLARLAVDSGGDPSAIHRLLDPSVILDRFLTLKDQIKIAVNSLELPMAGFSLMRFHAREYPAYDKRDFPYNLGYCQRGSNVTYGDSMNMRNILWLAPLPGNSPKSWAAPGVLVVLDARPDGIIYRDLIPDYVKFARTIYEDDLGEVAVDVNYLNVGSESPNYQIFIC from the exons ATGAATAATCCCTCCCTCGCGTTGCGATTTACACTCTTCGTCTCCTTCTCACTAACGGCTTCTTCCTTCCCACAATTACCATTCTTTTCTAAGCCTGCTTCCACCCCCAAAGCCAAACCCTCTGACTTATTGTCTCTCCTTTCTTCCAAATCTCAATCCTTAACAGTCGATCCTCTCGTTGCACGTGACCTCAATTCATGCTTCAAATTCCTCGTTCCTTTCTCCCCGGAGCCTCGTCACCGAAAGCTCGCCTCCGCCACTCTCATAGGTTCCAACCGCAGAGAGAAAGATGACCGCCGCATCTGGTGGCCGCCGCAGCCCGTCTTGGACCTCGCACGCCTTGCCGTCGATTCCGGCGGTGACCCCTCAGCCATTCATCGCCTCCTCGATCCAAGCGTCATTCTA GATAGGTTCCTGACGTTGAAGGATCAAATCAAGATCGCTGTCAACTCACTAGAACTCCCTATGGCAGGGTTTTCATTAATGAG ATTCCATGCGAGGGAATACCCTGCTTATGATAAACGAGACTTTCCTTACAATTTGGGTTACTGTCAGAGAG GGTCCAATGTGACATATGGTGATTCAATGAACATGAGGAATATTCTTTGGCTGGCTCCATTACCCGGCAATTCTCCGAAGTCTTGGGCAGCGCCAG GTGTACTGGTAGTGTTGGATGCTCGTCCGGATGGAATCATATACAGAGATCTAATACCAGATTATGTAAAATTTGCAAGGACTATATATGAAG ATGATCTCGGGGAAGTTGCTGTGGATGTGAACTACTTGAATGTAGGGTCTGAATCTCCAAACTATCAAATATTCATATGTTGA